One Carassius auratus strain Wakin unplaced genomic scaffold, ASM336829v1 scaf_tig00215236, whole genome shotgun sequence genomic region harbors:
- the twist3 gene encoding twist-related protein, with translation MREEQSCGNFPEGGVLPSEEEQERRPNKCPVVVAPPAGARKRLTGPKKEPGGPPTQDNKTSLQGPSTLTPSCPKRPKRSSPPSSSTSAASLVPTVSSVSPVPGQPFEDLHTQRVIANVRERQRTQSLNDAFASLRKIIPTLPSDKLSKIQILKLASRYIDFLYQVLQSDEMDAKLASCNYLAHERLSYAFSVWRMEGAWSMSATH, from the coding sequence ATGCGAGAAGAACAGTCTTGTGGCAACTTTCCCGAGGGTGGGGTCCTACCCAGTGAAGAGGAGCAAGAACGCCGTCCCAACAAGTGCCCCGTCGTGGTTGCACCACCAGCGGGTGCTCGAAAGCGGCTGACGGGTCCCAAGAAAGAGCCTGGTGGACCCCCAACACAGGACAACAAAACGTCGCTGCAGGGTCCCTCTACGCTCACTCCCTCTTGCCCCAAGCGGCCCAAGAGAAGCTCTCCTCCTTCCTCATCGACCTCTGCGGCCTCCCTAGTGCCCACCGTGAGCTCGGTTTCACCTGTGCCCGGGCAACCGTTCGAGGACCTCCACACGCAACGAGTGATCGCTAACGTCCGGGAACGGCAGCGCACACAGTCCCTAAATGATGCTTTCGCCTCGCTGCGGAAGATCATCCCCACGTTGCCTTCAGACAAACTGAGCAAGATTCAGATCCTCAAACTGGCTTCAAGATACATCGACTTCCTCTACCAGGTTCTCCAGAGCGATGAGATGGATGCCAAGCTGGCCAGCTGTAACTACCTGGCCCACGAAAGACTGAGCTACGCCTTCTCCGTTTGGAGGATGGAGGGCGCTTGGTCCATGTCCGCCACTCACTAG